One genomic window of Mus caroli chromosome 12, CAROLI_EIJ_v1.1, whole genome shotgun sequence includes the following:
- the Dnajb9 gene encoding dnaJ homolog subfamily B member 9, producing MATPQSVFVFAICILMITELILASKSYYDILGVPKSASERQIKKAFHKLAMKYHPDKNKSPDAEAKFREIAEAYETLSDANSRKEYDTIGHSAFTNVKGQRGNGSPFEQSFNFNFDDLFKDFNFFGQNQNTRSKKHFENHFHTRQDGSSRQRHHFQEFSFGGGLFDDMFEDMEKMFSFSGFDTTNRHTVQTENRFHGSSKHCRTVTQRRGNMVTTYTDCSGQ from the exons ATGGCTACTCCACAGTCAGTTTTCGTCTTTGCAATCTGCATTTTAATGATAACAGAATTAATCCTGGCCTCCAAAAGCTACTATGATATCTTAGGTGTGCCAAAGTCTGCCTCAGAGCGACAAATCAAAAAGGCCTTTCACAAATTAGCCATGAAGTACCACCCTGACAAAAATAAAAGCCCTGATGCTGAAGCAAAATTCCGAGAGATTGCAGAAG CATATGAAACGCTCTCGGATGCCAATAGTCGGAAAGAGTATGACACAATTGGACACAGTGCTTTTACTAATGTCAAAGGACAAAGAGGGAATGGAAGTCCTTTTGAACAGTCATTTAACTTCAATTTTGATGACTTATTtaaagactttaatttttttggtcAGAACCAAAACACTCGGTCTAAGAAGCATTTTGAAAACCACTTCCACACACGCCAGGATGGTTCCAGTAGACAAAGGCATCACTTCCAGGAGTTTTCTTTTGGAGGCGGATTGTTTGATGATATGTTTGAAGACAtggagaaaatgttttcttttagtgGCTTTGATACCACCAATCGACACACAGTACAGACTGAAAATAGATTTCATGGATCTAGCAAGCACTGCAGGACTGTCACTCAACGAAGAGGAAATATGGTTACTACATACACTGATTGTTCAGGACAATAG